The following are encoded in a window of Pseudomonas sp. JQ170C genomic DNA:
- the rpmG gene encoding 50S ribosomal protein L33: MRELIRLVSTANTGHFYTTDKNKRTTPDKIEIKKFDPVVRKHVIYKEAKIK, encoded by the coding sequence ATGCGTGAATTGATCCGTCTGGTGTCGACCGCTAATACCGGCCACTTCTACACCACCGACAAGAACAAGCGCACCACTCCGGACAAAATCGAAATCAAAAAATTCGATCCGGTTGTTCGCAAGCACGTGATCTACAAGGAAGCCAAGATCAAGTAA
- the rpmB gene encoding 50S ribosomal protein L28: MSRVCQVTGKGPVTGNNISHANNKTRRRFLPNLQHHRFWVESEKRFVRLRVSAKGMRIIDKRGIDAVLVDIRRNGAKV, translated from the coding sequence ATGTCGAGAGTCTGTCAAGTTACCGGTAAGGGTCCGGTAACCGGGAATAACATTTCCCACGCAAACAACAAAACCCGTCGTCGTTTCCTGCCGAACCTGCAGCATCATCGCTTCTGGGTCGAGTCCGAGAAGCGTTTCGTGCGTCTGCGCGTATCTGCCAAAGGCATGCGCATCATCGACAAGCGCGGCATTGATGCCGTTCTGGTCGACATTCGCCGTAACGGCGCCAAGGTCTAA